Genomic window (Sinorhizobium sojae CCBAU 05684):
CCGCAGCGACGCCAATGGTCACGCCGATGCTGCATGCCTTCCCTAAGGTGAAGCATGCAGCAATTGGAAGCGTCTGCAGCGCCTTCTTGCCGCACCACCACACGAGCGATCATCCGAGGCCAAAATTTCCCCGCGCGACCCACGCCCGAGTTGACTTCCACTTCATCCTGTGGGCTAGCCTTTTCATGGTTCTCGGTCGACGGGCGGAGAAACCGATCCCGCTCCCGTCAAGCGAGTTGGCGACCGTGGATTGGAGGAACGCACGTGCATCTTCGTCATCAGATCGTCGCCCTTGCCATCGTCCCGCTGATCGTTGCGATCCTGACGATCACCGCCTTCATCACCTGGCAATCGACGACGCTCGTTGAAAGCAGCATCGACACCTTCGAAAAGAACATGCTGAAGGCGAAGGAAAACGAGCTTTTGAACCTCACCAATCTCGCCCTCTCGGCGATCAACGAGGTCTATGCCAAGGCGGGCCCCGATGACGAGGCGGCGAAGGAAGAGGTCAAGGCGATCCTCAAGGGCCTCGACTACGGCCAGGACGGCTATTTTTTCGTCTATGACTATGACGGCAACAATCTCGTTCATCCTCGACAGGATTTTCGTCCGGGACGCAACTGGCTCGGCCTGGTCGATCCCGACGGCGACCGAGTCATCGCCAATCTGATCGCCAAGGCGAAAGAAGGCGGCGGACTCCATCAATACAAGTGGGAAAAGCCCTCCTCCGGAGAGCTTGCCGACAAGCTCTCCTTCGCCGCCGGGCTCGGCAAATGGAAGTGGATGATTGGAACGGGCGTCTATCTCGACGATGTCTTCGCGCAAACCGAAGCGGCAAAGGCGGATCTCCGGGAGAACATCCGCATGACCTTTCTGGTCGTGACGCTGATCGCCGTACCCGCAGTGCTGCTCGTCTTCGCCACCTGCATGCTGGTGACGCTGCGCGAACGACGTATGGCAGACAATAAGCTGAAACAGCTGACGCAGCGCATCATCGACACACAGGAGGAGGAACGCGCGAGGCTCGCCCGCGAACTTCATGACGGAATTTCGCAGAACCTGGTCGGCGTGCGCTATGCAATCGACCTTGCGAGCCGGCAGGTCAAGAACCGCAGCGAGGATGCTTCCAAGGCGATCGACGTCGGCGTCGAGGCCTTGAACGGTGCGATCAAGGAGGTTCGGCGGCTTTCGCACGAATTGCGGCCGCGCGTGCTCGACGACCTCGGCCTTACGCCGGCGCTGAAGGCGCTCAGCGAGAATTTCACCGAGCGCACCGGAATAGAGGTGGACATGGAAGCCTCGTGGCGCGACATGTTGAGGCCGGAGGCGAGCACGGCCCTTTACCGCATCGCCCAGGAAGCCCTCAACAACATCGAGAGACATTCGGAGGCAAGCCGGGTGGAAATCAGGCTCTGGAGCGAAAGGACGCGCGTCAGGATGACGATTGCCGACAATGGCAATGGCTTTGCGGAAGAGGAAGTGAAGGAGGGTCGAGGCGGGCTTGGCCTGCGCAACATGCAGGAACGCATGGCGCATTTCGGCGGTCTTCTGCTCGTCAAGTCGGGACCTGAGGGAACACGTCTGACCGCGATGCTGCCGAAATCGGCAAATCACGAGCCTGAAAGACGGTCGGAGGCTGCATGAACCCTCAGCAACCGATCAAGGTCCTCTTGATCGACAACCATCCCCTGGTTCTGGACGGCCTCAAGGCGCTGCTCGAAACCTATAGCCATGTCGAGGTGGTCGGCACGGCGGGCCTTGCTCGCGCCGGCCTCGAGGTTGCCCTGCGCACGCAGCCGGACGTCGTTCTGATGGACATCAACATGCCACAGGTGAACGGCATCGATGCGATCGAACTCTTCCAGCAGCAACTGCCTGGCATACGCGTCCTCATGCTTTCGATGCACGACAGCAGGGAATATATCTCGACGTCGGTTCTGAGAGGTGCGCGAGGCTATATCCTCAAGGATGTCTCGACCGAGGAGATCGTTGCAGCGATCGAGGCGGTCGCGCGCGGCGAGACCTACTTTTCCTCCGGCGTCTCGGACGTGCTGATGGAGCGCAAGCCCGACGAGAATGCCACGCCGCTTACCATCCGTGAGCAGGAGGTGCTGCGTCTGCTGGCCGCCGGCCAGAGCAATCGCGACATCGGCCAGGCCCTCGGCATTTCGGCAGCGACGGTCGAGACCCATCGCAAAAACCTGAAAAAGAAGCTCGGCATCGCGACGACCGCCGGGCTGACGCGATACGTCATCGAGCACGGACTCAACTGACCGGCCTACCCAGTTCTGGGTATGCCATTGAATTTACATAATATTCCTCCTTGCGACCGCGGGTTCCCGGGCATACCAATTGCCGCGACGACCGGTGGCCCCAAGCCGCCCGTCATCGGGGAGGATGTTCAATGCCTGTTTTATTGTCGCTATCTCGCGTCGTGGACGCGATGAATACCCATGTGGGCAAGGCAGTCTCGTGGCTGCTTCTCGCCGACGTGCTGATCAGCGCCCTCAACGCGATCTCGCGCAAGCTGTTCGACCTGAGCTCAAACGCCTGGCTCGAGGCGCAATGGTACCTGTTCTCGGCCGTTTTCCTGGTTGCGGCCGGCTTCACCCTGCTCAACAACGAGCATGTCAAGGTCGACCTCGTCTATGGTCACCTGCCCCGGCGTGTGCAGCTTTGGATCGAGGTGCTGGGAACGGTCTTTTTCCTGATGCCCTTCTGTCTGATCACGATCTATCTGGCGACGCCGATCTTCTTCGCCAAGTTCACGAGTGGTGAGATCTCCAACAATACCGGCGGCTTGGTTCTCTGGCCGGTCTGGATGCTGATCCCGATCGGGTTCGGACTGTTGGCGCTGCAGGGCTTCTCGGAACTGATCAAGCGCATCGCCATACTTCGCGGCGACATGCCCGACGCGATCGCGCTTGCCGACGCCGAAGCCAACGCCCTCTAGATCAGGATCTCGTCACATGTTCGCTTTCTTTGCGGAAAATCTCGCGCCGATCATGTTCCTGTCGCTGATCGTCGTGCTTCTGATCGGCTACCCGGTCGCGTTTGCCCTCGCCTTCGTCGGTTTCGTCTTCGGCTTCATCGGCATCGAAATGGGCCTCTTGCCCGCGAGCCTCTTCGGCGCCATTCCCGACCGAATCTTCGGGCAGATGTCGAACGAGACGCTGCTTGCCATTCCCTTCTTCACCTTCATGGGGCTTATTCTCGAGCGAAGCGGAATGGCCGAAGATCTTCTCGATACGATCGGGCAGCTCTTCGGACCGGTCCGCGGCGGCCTCGCCTTCGCAGTGATCTTCGTTGGCGCGATCCTGGCGGCGACCACAGGCGTCGTTGCGGCCTCGGTCATCTCCATGGGCTTGATCTCGCTACCGATCATGTTGCGCTACGGCTACGACCGGCGCATCGCCGCCGGCACCATCGCCGCCTCGGGAACGCTTGCCCAGATCATCCCGCCGAGCCTCGTGCTGATCATCCTGGCCGACCAGCTTGGTCGGTCCGTGGGCGACATGTACAAGGGCGCGCTGGTGCCGGGTCTCCTGCTCGTCGCCGTTTATGCCGGCTTCATCGTCGTCATGTCGCTGCTGCAGCCCAAGAGCGTGCCGGCGCTGCCGGTCGAAGCCCGGTCGCTCCGCGGCGTCAAGCTCGCACGCAAGGTGATGACGTCCCTCATCCCGCCCCTCGCTCTCATCTTCCTTGTGCTCGGGACCATCTTCATCGGCCTTGCCACGCCGACGGAAGGCGGCGCCATGGGTGCGGTCGGGGCGCTGATGCTGGCCGTGTTCAACCGCCGCCTCGATCTGACGATCCTGCGTTCGGCGCTCTATGCAACGGCGAAGCTCTCGTCCTTCGTAATCTTCATCCTGCTCGGCGCGCGCGTCTTCTCGCTCACCTTCTACGGCGTGAACGGCCATATCTGGGTCGAGCACCTGATGACGTCGATTCCCGGAGGCGAGCTTGGCTTCCTGATCGCCGCCAACCTGCTCGTATTCTTCCTCGCTTTCTTCCTCGACTATTTCGAGCTGGCCTTCATCATCATCCCGCTGCTGGCGCCGGTTGCGGAAAGTCTAGGAATCGACCTCATCTGGTTCGGCGTGATGCTGGCGATCAACATGCAGACGAGCTTCATGCACCCGCCATTCGGTTTCTCGCTCTTCTACCTCCGTTCGGTCGCACCGGCTCGTGCCTATCGCGACAAGGTTACCGGAGAGACCATTCAACCGGTTACCTCCGGGCAGATATACAGGGGCGCCCTGCCGTTCCTCGGCATCCAGTTGGCAATGGTCGTGCTCGTCATGTCCTTCCCCGGTCTCGTGACCCACTACAAGGCCGGCCAGGTGGAAGTGGACCCGTCTAAGATCCAGCTCGACGTGCCGATGCCTGGAGACGCGGAAAGCAATCCCTTCGGCACGCCGGCCGCGCCCTTCGGCTCGGAAGAGGGCGGGACGAGCCCCGATCTCTCTTCGGTAGACTTCGGCTCGCCCACGCCGGATTTCGGCGCCCCGCAGCAGTAAGCACCCAACGACCGAGTCCGGCTGCCGCTTCGCGTGGCGGCCACCCGCAAAATCAGCCATCCAAACTGAGGAGGACCACGCATGACGCATACTCTCAACAGACGAAACTTCCTGTCAAAAGGCGTGCTGGCCGGTGTCGCGACCGCCGCCGGCTCGACGCTCGCGGCTCCGGCGATCGCCGGGGAATTGCCGGCGCTTCGCTGGCGCCTTACCTCGGGCTTCCCGAACAATCTCGACACGATCTACGGCGGCGCCGTGGTGATGGCCGAGACGCTGTCGAAGATCACCGAAGGCAAATTCCAGATCCAGGTGTTCCAGGCAGGCGAGATCGTGCCGGGGCCGCAGGCCCTCGACGCTGTGAACGCCAACACGGTCGAGATCGCGCACACGTGCGGCTACTACTTCACCGGTAAGGATCCGACATTCGCGATCGGTTCGACCATCCCCTTCGGCATGAATGCGCGCCAGCAGAATGCTTGGCTCTATCATGGCGGCGGCAACGAGGCCTATAACGCGTTTCTCGCCGACTATGGCGTCGTCGGCATTCCGGGCGGCGCGACCGGTGCCCAGATGGGCGGCTGGTTCCGCAACGAGATCAAGAGCCTCGCCGATCTTAAGGGCGTGAAGATGCGCATCGCCGGCATTGCCGGCCAGGTGATGGCGAAGCTCGGCGTCGTACCGCAGCAATTGCCGGGCGGCGACATCTATCCGGCGCTTGAACGCGGCACGATCGACGCCGCCGAATGGATCGGTCCCTACGATGACGAGCGCCTCGGCTTCTACCAGATCGCACCGAACTACTATTATCCGGCCTATTGGGAAGGCGGATTGACCGTGCACTTCTTCGTCAACAAGGCGCAATACGAGGCGCTGCCGGAGGCCTACAAGGTTGCGCTCGACACCGCCTGCAA
Coding sequences:
- a CDS encoding cache domain-containing protein, with translation MHLRHQIVALAIVPLIVAILTITAFITWQSTTLVESSIDTFEKNMLKAKENELLNLTNLALSAINEVYAKAGPDDEAAKEEVKAILKGLDYGQDGYFFVYDYDGNNLVHPRQDFRPGRNWLGLVDPDGDRVIANLIAKAKEGGGLHQYKWEKPSSGELADKLSFAAGLGKWKWMIGTGVYLDDVFAQTEAAKADLRENIRMTFLVVTLIAVPAVLLVFATCMLVTLRERRMADNKLKQLTQRIIDTQEEERARLARELHDGISQNLVGVRYAIDLASRQVKNRSEDASKAIDVGVEALNGAIKEVRRLSHELRPRVLDDLGLTPALKALSENFTERTGIEVDMEASWRDMLRPEASTALYRIAQEALNNIERHSEASRVEIRLWSERTRVRMTIADNGNGFAEEEVKEGRGGLGLRNMQERMAHFGGLLLVKSGPEGTRLTAMLPKSANHEPERRSEAA
- a CDS encoding response regulator, whose translation is MNPQQPIKVLLIDNHPLVLDGLKALLETYSHVEVVGTAGLARAGLEVALRTQPDVVLMDINMPQVNGIDAIELFQQQLPGIRVLMLSMHDSREYISTSVLRGARGYILKDVSTEEIVAAIEAVARGETYFSSGVSDVLMERKPDENATPLTIREQEVLRLLAAGQSNRDIGQALGISAATVETHRKNLKKKLGIATTAGLTRYVIEHGLN
- a CDS encoding TRAP transporter small permease subunit, producing MPVLLSLSRVVDAMNTHVGKAVSWLLLADVLISALNAISRKLFDLSSNAWLEAQWYLFSAVFLVAAGFTLLNNEHVKVDLVYGHLPRRVQLWIEVLGTVFFLMPFCLITIYLATPIFFAKFTSGEISNNTGGLVLWPVWMLIPIGFGLLALQGFSELIKRIAILRGDMPDAIALADAEANAL
- a CDS encoding TRAP transporter large permease — protein: MFAFFAENLAPIMFLSLIVVLLIGYPVAFALAFVGFVFGFIGIEMGLLPASLFGAIPDRIFGQMSNETLLAIPFFTFMGLILERSGMAEDLLDTIGQLFGPVRGGLAFAVIFVGAILAATTGVVAASVISMGLISLPIMLRYGYDRRIAAGTIAASGTLAQIIPPSLVLIILADQLGRSVGDMYKGALVPGLLLVAVYAGFIVVMSLLQPKSVPALPVEARSLRGVKLARKVMTSLIPPLALIFLVLGTIFIGLATPTEGGAMGAVGALMLAVFNRRLDLTILRSALYATAKLSSFVIFILLGARVFSLTFYGVNGHIWVEHLMTSIPGGELGFLIAANLLVFFLAFFLDYFELAFIIIPLLAPVAESLGIDLIWFGVMLAINMQTSFMHPPFGFSLFYLRSVAPARAYRDKVTGETIQPVTSGQIYRGALPFLGIQLAMVVLVMSFPGLVTHYKAGQVEVDPSKIQLDVPMPGDAESNPFGTPAAPFGSEEGGTSPDLSSVDFGSPTPDFGAPQQ
- a CDS encoding TRAP transporter substrate-binding protein produces the protein MTHTLNRRNFLSKGVLAGVATAAGSTLAAPAIAGELPALRWRLTSGFPNNLDTIYGGAVVMAETLSKITEGKFQIQVFQAGEIVPGPQALDAVNANTVEIAHTCGYYFTGKDPTFAIGSTIPFGMNARQQNAWLYHGGGNEAYNAFLADYGVVGIPGGATGAQMGGWFRNEIKSLADLKGVKMRIAGIAGQVMAKLGVVPQQLPGGDIYPALERGTIDAAEWIGPYDDERLGFYQIAPNYYYPAYWEGGLTVHFFVNKAQYEALPEAYKVALDTACKAANLNMQAMYDVKNTTAIRTLVGKGVKLRPMPRDILDAAYQATFELYGEFEDKHPAWAKIYPQWKKFRDESFQWFRVAEYSYDSYNYAAQAAGK